The following proteins are co-located in the Micromonospora viridifaciens genome:
- a CDS encoding ATP-binding cassette domain-containing protein, whose translation MLLLRDLWATAPRRMGVVVLLIVLGAGGQAAASALAGPVLVHRSGGWFTALAVALVAVVVSDLLIGLLMAGLTADWSADVRRRLCRVALGQDLPTLETTPVGELLDRIDNDVYQVAAEMRNTGVRLAQGLAVCLLATVSALFVWWPAGVGMVVLTLLLGVVLRRPTGRIAPARMAEEEAWSDLAAVMEEAVHGQDDVRTSLARPYVLRLYARRAAEVIARAGRVFRMSAKVTAIAAGGIRVGIAGVVLAGAWALTTGRVDGARLTAIWLLALAFGATVEHIARWVPHLQYALGAWARVQLLSTAAQEPAGGAAPVDGDLTVRGLTFRYPAAGDDRGPALRDIRLTFARGRSYALVGRTGSGKSTLAKVLTRAVDVPRGTVFLGDTDLVDLDVEALRRWIAVVPQRTEILAGTLAENVALFDPALLDDATRALEELGLAGWIAELPDGVHTKLGEGGQALSAGQEQLVAFARILVRDPQVVILDEATARLDPVTETRVRQATERLLADRIGIVIAHRLSSVRRCDEVVVMADGAVLEAGPLRESAHFAELLASSHATVHAGAGGRRGGVELLDGPGDAAWPDEPALPTPPVAVPRQVAVARADPPPAPAAPPARTLREILRLGTNDPRYGLVSIGMFIVMTLLGLDGSVLPWLWAEVIGGGDPWLPALGIVAALLVVLPLPYLTNLWFPQWWIRQMLRISLRLVHGQTGARRVSRHTPAEVVAQGGDTERVVQLADNLMDQFISLAIMITMTLVTGSFVPALFFLGTMVVSGLAATLFAPRLERSARGTVKARAAFATGLVSSLSAARTVKLAGATRPVLDHLAKLDTVRSDRQRREIAMQVWARSTPSMASGLLPIGAWALYLAGGLSAGATLVAVSTLGAARWFAWTTAALVSHYPSARVWTRRTAAMTGVATYSAEVPGVDLAAGTAPAPEPPPRHPLRRLELAGFGALHSDGILAVRDVDLVVERGQLVLVVGPVGAGKSSLLRALAGIVHHTGTLRWNGEPVTEPELFLRPNQVGYVGQLPRVLSGTVADNIALGHQVDAAGAVSTAQLDHDLAAAGGGLGLLIGHKGTRLSGGQLQRLALARALAPRTELLVADDVSSALDVTTELALWAALREHGVTVVGSTSKRAALVRADHVVVLVDGAVAAQGPWRDLEPHWSHLAG comes from the coding sequence ATGCTCCTGCTCCGTGATCTCTGGGCCACCGCACCGCGTCGGATGGGCGTCGTCGTCCTGCTCATCGTGCTCGGTGCCGGCGGGCAGGCGGCCGCGTCGGCGCTGGCCGGCCCGGTGCTGGTGCACCGGTCGGGCGGCTGGTTCACCGCGCTGGCCGTGGCGCTGGTCGCGGTCGTGGTCAGCGACCTGCTCATCGGGCTGCTGATGGCCGGCCTCACCGCCGACTGGTCCGCCGACGTACGCCGCCGGCTGTGCCGGGTGGCGCTCGGGCAGGATCTGCCCACCCTGGAGACCACCCCGGTCGGCGAGCTGCTCGACCGGATCGACAACGACGTCTACCAGGTCGCCGCCGAGATGCGGAACACCGGCGTACGGCTCGCGCAGGGGCTCGCGGTCTGTCTGCTCGCCACCGTCAGCGCGCTGTTCGTCTGGTGGCCGGCCGGCGTCGGGATGGTCGTGCTGACCCTGCTGCTCGGCGTGGTGCTGCGCCGCCCCACCGGCCGGATCGCCCCGGCCCGGATGGCGGAGGAGGAGGCCTGGTCCGACCTGGCCGCCGTGATGGAGGAGGCGGTGCACGGCCAGGACGACGTGCGGACCAGCCTGGCCCGCCCGTACGTGCTGCGGCTGTACGCCCGCCGGGCCGCCGAGGTGATCGCCCGGGCCGGCCGGGTGTTCCGGATGTCCGCCAAGGTCACCGCGATCGCCGCCGGCGGCATCCGGGTCGGCATCGCGGGCGTGGTCCTCGCCGGGGCGTGGGCGCTCACCACCGGTCGGGTGGACGGCGCCCGGCTCACCGCCATCTGGCTGCTCGCCCTCGCCTTCGGCGCGACCGTCGAGCACATCGCCCGCTGGGTGCCGCACCTGCAGTACGCGCTCGGCGCCTGGGCCCGGGTGCAGCTGCTCTCCACCGCCGCGCAGGAGCCCGCCGGTGGGGCCGCCCCGGTCGACGGGGACCTGACCGTACGCGGGCTCACCTTCCGTTACCCCGCCGCCGGGGACGACCGCGGGCCGGCGCTGCGCGACATCCGGCTCACCTTCGCCCGGGGCCGGTCGTACGCCCTGGTCGGGCGGACCGGGTCGGGCAAGTCGACGCTGGCGAAGGTGCTCACCCGGGCGGTGGACGTGCCGCGCGGCACGGTCTTCCTCGGCGACACCGACCTGGTGGATCTGGACGTCGAGGCGCTGCGCCGGTGGATCGCGGTGGTGCCGCAGCGCACCGAGATCCTCGCCGGCACCCTGGCCGAGAACGTCGCGCTCTTCGACCCCGCCCTGCTCGACGACGCCACCCGGGCGCTGGAGGAGCTGGGCCTGGCCGGCTGGATCGCCGAGCTACCCGACGGCGTGCACACGAAGCTGGGCGAGGGTGGGCAGGCGCTCTCCGCCGGGCAGGAGCAGCTCGTGGCGTTCGCCCGGATCCTGGTCCGGGACCCGCAGGTGGTGATCCTCGACGAGGCCACCGCCCGGCTCGACCCGGTCACCGAGACCCGGGTACGCCAGGCCACCGAACGGCTGCTCGCCGACCGGATCGGCATCGTCATCGCGCACCGGCTCTCCTCGGTGCGCCGCTGCGACGAGGTCGTGGTGATGGCCGACGGCGCGGTGCTGGAGGCCGGTCCGCTGCGCGAGTCGGCCCACTTCGCCGAGCTGCTCGCCAGCAGCCACGCCACCGTGCACGCCGGTGCCGGCGGTCGGCGCGGCGGAGTGGAGCTGCTGGACGGGCCGGGCGACGCGGCCTGGCCCGACGAGCCGGCGCTGCCGACCCCGCCGGTCGCCGTCCCACGCCAGGTCGCCGTGGCGCGGGCCGACCCGCCGCCGGCGCCCGCCGCACCGCCGGCGCGGACCCTCCGGGAGATCCTGCGGCTGGGCACCAACGATCCCCGGTACGGCCTGGTCTCGATCGGGATGTTCATCGTCATGACGCTGCTCGGGCTGGACGGCTCGGTGCTGCCCTGGCTCTGGGCCGAGGTGATCGGCGGGGGAGACCCGTGGCTGCCGGCACTGGGCATCGTCGCCGCGCTGCTGGTCGTGCTGCCGCTGCCGTACCTGACCAACCTCTGGTTTCCGCAGTGGTGGATCCGGCAGATGCTGCGGATCAGCCTGCGCCTGGTGCACGGGCAGACCGGGGCCCGGCGGGTCAGCAGGCACACCCCCGCCGAGGTGGTGGCCCAGGGCGGCGACACCGAGCGGGTGGTGCAGCTCGCCGACAACCTGATGGACCAGTTCATCTCGCTGGCCATCATGATCACCATGACCCTGGTGACCGGCAGCTTCGTACCCGCGCTGTTCTTCCTCGGCACCATGGTGGTCTCCGGGCTGGCCGCCACGCTGTTCGCGCCCCGGCTGGAGCGCAGCGCCCGCGGCACCGTCAAGGCCCGCGCCGCCTTCGCCACCGGGCTGGTCTCCTCGCTCTCCGCCGCCCGTACGGTGAAGCTGGCCGGCGCCACCCGGCCGGTGCTGGACCATCTCGCGAAGCTGGACACCGTCCGCAGCGACCGGCAGCGGCGGGAGATCGCTATGCAGGTGTGGGCGCGGTCCACCCCGTCGATGGCCAGCGGGCTGCTGCCGATCGGGGCGTGGGCGCTCTACCTGGCCGGCGGGCTCTCCGCCGGGGCGACCCTGGTGGCGGTCTCCACGCTGGGCGCGGCCCGCTGGTTCGCCTGGACCACCGCGGCCCTGGTCTCGCACTACCCGTCGGCGCGGGTGTGGACCCGGCGGACCGCCGCGATGACCGGGGTCGCCACCTACTCGGCGGAGGTGCCGGGGGTGGACCTCGCCGCGGGCACCGCCCCGGCGCCCGAGCCGCCGCCCCGGCACCCGCTACGCCGGTTGGAGCTGGCCGGGTTCGGCGCGCTGCACTCCGACGGCATCCTTGCCGTACGCGATGTCGACCTGGTGGTGGAGCGCGGGCAGTTGGTGCTGGTGGTCGGCCCGGTCGGCGCCGGCAAGTCGTCGCTGCTGCGCGCCCTCGCCGGGATCGTCCACCACACCGGCACGCTGCGCTGGAACGGCGAGCCGGTCACCGAGCCGGAGCTGTTCCTCCGCCCCAACCAGGTCGGGTACGTCGGGCAGCTGCCCCGGGTGCTCTCCGGCACGGTGGCCGACAACATCGCGCTCGGCCATCAGGTGGACGCCGCCGGCGCGGTGTCGACCGCCCAGCTGGACCATGACCTGGCCGCGGCGGGAGGCGGGCTCGGGCTGCTCATCGGGCACAAGGGCACCCGGCTCTCCGGCGGGCAGCTCCAGCGGCTGGCGCTGGCCCGGGCCCTGGCGCCGCGTACCGAGCTGCTGGTCGCCGACGACGTGTCGTCCGCGCTGGACGTCACCACCGAGCTGGCGCTCTGGGCGGCCCTGCGGGAGCACGGGGTGACGGTGGTCGGCTCGACGTCGAAGCGGGCCGCGCTGGTCCGCGCTGACCACGTGGTGGTCCTGGTCGACGGCGCCGTCGCCGCCCAGGGCCCCTGGCGCGACCTGGAGCCCCACTGGTCCCACCTGGCCGGCTGA
- a CDS encoding TetR/AcrR family transcriptional regulator: MTDGRSRRREDTRQRLFVAAVELIAERGFSATTVDDIAARAGVAKGTVYYNFESKTVLFEELLRHGIGLLTADFRAAVAGLPPREALAALVRAELEYICRYRAFAQLLLSEMWRTNREWQQTLRLLRGEAIEVIAETVRAGVASGDLPADLDVRTASSALFGVGLVVAVDWLVFQPDRPIEDVQEALLGIVRRVAQA; the protein is encoded by the coding sequence GTGACGGACGGACGGTCGCGCCGGCGGGAGGACACCCGCCAGCGCCTCTTCGTGGCGGCGGTCGAGCTCATCGCCGAGCGGGGCTTCTCCGCCACCACGGTGGACGACATCGCCGCCCGGGCCGGGGTGGCGAAGGGGACGGTCTACTACAACTTCGAGTCGAAGACGGTGCTCTTCGAGGAGCTGCTGCGGCACGGCATCGGCTTGCTCACCGCCGACTTCCGGGCCGCGGTCGCCGGGCTGCCGCCCCGCGAGGCGCTCGCCGCGCTGGTCCGCGCCGAGCTGGAGTACATCTGCCGCTACCGGGCCTTCGCCCAGCTCCTGCTCTCCGAGATGTGGCGCACCAACCGGGAGTGGCAGCAGACCCTGCGGCTGCTGCGCGGGGAGGCGATCGAGGTGATCGCGGAGACCGTACGGGCCGGCGTGGCCAGCGGCGACCTCCCCGCCGACCTGGACGTGCGCACGGCCAGCTCGGCGCTGTTCGGCGTGGGCCTGGTGGTGGCCGTGGACTGGCTGGTCTTCCAGCCGGACCGGCCGATCGAGGACGTGCAGGAGGCCCTGCTCGGCATCGTCCGCCGGGTCGCGCAGGCGTGA
- a CDS encoding YhgE/Pip family protein: MSVVRLALFELRRMTRGRLPRAALAVLTVIPLLYGALYLYAFWDPYRNLDRIPVALVNADRPAEAGDGTEVHAGQDLTDELLDRKVFGWTVTDQADATEGLREGRYHLVFSIPADFSATLVASPEPDQPARRGELKVVNDDATNYLSGLLARSAFSEIRAAAAESTAASYFDKMLIGFTDAKAETGRAAEGAGQLHDGLGASQQGAGQLVDGLGSAEDGAGQLVGGLNQSVRGAEQLAGGLDQLYTGAAQLADGANRAATETRAAAAQVDAAAGKYEPLLRRNAADIQRAATTVAEGAQALADGLDALPARADEVVTRAEQVRDRLDAVVKAHPELADDPNLAAARQAADRAVTAARAMTSTLDSTDLAALKKQMTEVAQTAREIAAAAPHLADDVAAARARVDQLASGLSTLADGSAKLRDGLGDATNGADQLRGGLYRLATGARQLDGGLAQLSSGGNRLVDGLTKLESGAGDLADGLAAGERKLPGYHDADTRSGVLGDPVGLIRNSLNPAGSYGVGFAPYFLALALWVGAMITYMLLRPVNRRHVMSGAPGWRVVLAGWLPAAAIGLAQAGVLFAVVTLVLGLDPKHGLATLGLLSLTSLAFTAIMQLLGVALGPAGRLAALALLMLQLTSSGGTYPVQTSPGFFQAIHPWLPMTYVVAGLRHTVNGGPAGPVVTGALVLVGFGVGALVLTVGAARRSRRLTPARLHPELTM; this comes from the coding sequence ATGAGTGTCGTCCGACTCGCGCTGTTCGAGCTGCGCCGGATGACCCGGGGCCGGCTGCCGCGCGCCGCGCTCGCCGTCCTCACCGTCATTCCGCTGCTCTACGGGGCCCTCTACCTCTACGCCTTCTGGGACCCGTACAGGAACCTCGACCGGATCCCGGTCGCCCTGGTCAACGCCGACCGGCCGGCAGAGGCCGGCGACGGCACCGAGGTGCACGCCGGGCAGGACCTCACCGACGAGCTGCTGGACCGGAAGGTCTTCGGCTGGACGGTGACCGACCAGGCCGACGCGACCGAGGGGCTGCGCGAGGGCCGCTACCACCTGGTCTTCTCGATTCCCGCCGACTTCTCCGCCACTCTCGTCGCCAGCCCGGAGCCGGACCAGCCGGCCCGCCGCGGCGAGCTGAAGGTGGTCAACGACGACGCCACCAACTACCTCTCCGGTCTGCTCGCCCGCTCCGCGTTCAGCGAGATCCGGGCCGCCGCCGCGGAGAGCACCGCCGCGTCGTACTTCGACAAGATGCTGATCGGATTCACCGACGCCAAGGCCGAGACCGGCCGGGCCGCCGAGGGGGCCGGGCAGCTCCATGACGGACTCGGCGCCTCCCAGCAGGGTGCCGGGCAGCTCGTCGACGGGCTGGGCAGCGCCGAGGACGGCGCCGGGCAGCTCGTGGGCGGCCTCAACCAGTCCGTGCGGGGCGCGGAGCAGCTGGCCGGCGGGCTCGACCAGCTCTACACCGGTGCCGCCCAGCTCGCCGACGGGGCCAACCGGGCGGCCACCGAGACCCGCGCCGCCGCGGCCCAGGTCGACGCCGCCGCCGGAAAGTACGAGCCGCTGCTGCGGCGCAACGCCGCCGACATCCAGCGAGCCGCCACCACGGTCGCCGAGGGCGCCCAGGCGCTCGCCGACGGCCTCGACGCGCTGCCGGCCCGGGCCGACGAGGTGGTGACCCGGGCGGAGCAGGTCCGCGACCGCCTGGACGCAGTGGTGAAGGCGCACCCCGAGCTGGCCGACGACCCGAACCTGGCCGCCGCCCGGCAGGCCGCCGACCGGGCGGTCACCGCGGCCCGGGCCATGACGTCCACGCTCGACAGCACCGACCTGGCCGCGTTGAAGAAGCAGATGACCGAGGTCGCGCAGACCGCCCGGGAGATCGCCGCCGCCGCGCCGCACCTGGCCGACGACGTCGCCGCCGCCCGGGCCCGGGTCGACCAGCTCGCCAGCGGGCTCAGCACCCTCGCCGACGGCAGCGCCAAGCTCCGCGACGGGCTCGGTGACGCCACGAACGGCGCCGACCAGCTGCGCGGCGGGCTCTACCGGCTCGCCACCGGCGCCCGTCAGCTCGACGGCGGCCTGGCCCAGCTCAGCTCGGGCGGCAACCGGCTCGTCGACGGGCTGACCAAGCTGGAGAGCGGCGCCGGCGACCTCGCCGACGGGCTCGCCGCCGGAGAGCGGAAGCTGCCCGGGTACCACGACGCGGACACCCGCTCCGGCGTCCTCGGCGACCCGGTCGGCCTGATCCGCAACTCGCTCAACCCGGCCGGCTCGTACGGGGTGGGCTTCGCCCCGTACTTCCTGGCGCTCGCCCTCTGGGTCGGCGCGATGATCACGTACATGCTGCTACGGCCGGTCAACCGGCGGCACGTGATGTCCGGCGCGCCCGGCTGGCGGGTCGTGCTCGCCGGCTGGCTGCCCGCCGCGGCGATCGGCCTGGCCCAGGCCGGGGTGCTCTTCGCCGTGGTGACCCTGGTGCTCGGCCTCGACCCGAAGCACGGGCTGGCGACGCTGGGCCTGCTGTCGCTGACCTCGCTGGCGTTCACCGCGATCATGCAGCTGCTCGGCGTGGCGCTCGGCCCGGCCGGCCGGCTCGCCGCGCTGGCCCTGCTGATGCTCCAGCTCACCTCCTCCGGCGGCACCTACCCGGTGCAGACCTCGCCCGGCTTCTTCCAGGCCATCCACCCCTGGCTGCCGATGACGTACGTGGTGGCCGGCCTGCGGCACACCGTCAACGGCGGCCCGGCCGGGCCGGTGGTGACCGGGGCGCTGGTGCTGGTCGGCTTCGGCGTCGGCGCGCTGGTGCTCACCGTCGGCGCGGCGCGCCGGTCCCGCCGGCTCACCCCGGCCCGGCTGCACCCCGAACTGACCATGTGA
- a CDS encoding ATP-binding cassette domain-containing protein codes for MKIVEASGLGLRTRRGWVYRDVDLTAETGEVHAVTGPPGSGRTSLLLTLAGRFPHSEGQLRRRGSAALGQIAGVHEPDPTLTVAEHIQERLLLLGPVPRRRRQLVPVAALRARRAYRRDAFATAIAGAGFTDAPFDPDRYGRDLTPVERQLLGLVLASLSGPSLIVADDVDAGSDAPERAGIWAALARLADQGYAVIASARAVEPGFGAIVHRIGAPARPTRAEPIPPTAAPVAPGVVEPRAAAERSEVNA; via the coding sequence ATGAAGATCGTCGAGGCCAGCGGGCTGGGGTTGCGTACCCGGCGCGGCTGGGTCTACCGGGACGTCGACCTCACCGCCGAGACGGGGGAGGTGCACGCGGTCACCGGGCCGCCCGGCAGCGGGCGCACCTCGCTGCTGCTCACCCTGGCCGGGCGCTTCCCGCACAGCGAGGGGCAGCTGCGCCGCCGGGGGAGCGCCGCGCTCGGGCAGATCGCCGGGGTGCACGAGCCCGACCCGACGCTGACCGTGGCCGAGCACATCCAGGAGCGGCTGCTGCTGCTCGGGCCGGTGCCGCGCCGCCGCCGGCAGCTCGTCCCGGTCGCCGCCCTGCGGGCGCGGCGGGCGTACCGCCGGGACGCCTTCGCCACCGCGATCGCCGGCGCCGGCTTCACCGATGCCCCGTTCGACCCCGACCGGTACGGCCGGGACCTCACCCCCGTCGAGCGGCAGCTGCTCGGGCTGGTGCTGGCCAGCCTGAGCGGCCCGAGCCTGATCGTTGCCGACGACGTGGACGCGGGCTCGGACGCCCCCGAGCGTGCGGGGATCTGGGCCGCCCTGGCCCGCCTCGCCGATCAGGGGTACGCCGTGATCGCCAGCGCCCGCGCGGTCGAGCCGGGCTTCGGCGCGATCGTGCACCGGATCGGTGCCCCGGCCCGGCCCACCCGGGCCGAGCCGATCCCGCCCACCGCCGCACCCGTCGCACCAGGCGTGGTGGAGCCTCGGGCGGCCGCCGAGCGGAGCGAGGTGAACGCATGA
- a CDS encoding GNAT family N-acetyltransferase: MLTVPVRQLGESERRAVERLLDLDPFGGAQVAERVAARGLAWWRAEGRILGYGARRNLESICWLGGNLTPVLASEPAVAAFADLLSTEERLCSSIVGRADAVLGLWDRLSAYWGPARDVRPNQPLLATDALPAVAADPAVRRVRSTEIDRLFPAAVAMYTEEVGVSPLAEDGGRGYRRRVVDLVRAGRAYARFVDGKVIFKAELAVVTRRTAQVQGVWVAPEWRGRGIATAAMAAVVRDALIRVAPTVSLYVNDFNLPARRVYERCGFRPVGTLATVLF, from the coding sequence GTGCTCACCGTGCCGGTACGCCAACTTGGGGAGTCGGAGCGCCGCGCGGTCGAACGGCTGCTCGACCTCGATCCGTTCGGCGGCGCGCAGGTCGCGGAGCGGGTGGCTGCCCGCGGGCTGGCCTGGTGGCGGGCCGAGGGGCGGATCCTGGGCTACGGCGCCCGACGCAACCTGGAGTCGATCTGCTGGCTGGGCGGCAACCTGACCCCGGTGCTCGCCTCCGAGCCGGCGGTGGCCGCCTTCGCCGACCTGCTGAGCACCGAGGAGCGGCTCTGCTCCTCGATCGTCGGGCGGGCCGACGCGGTGCTCGGCCTCTGGGACCGCCTCTCCGCGTACTGGGGGCCGGCCCGGGACGTACGCCCCAACCAGCCGCTGCTGGCCACGGACGCCCTGCCCGCCGTGGCGGCCGACCCCGCGGTCCGCCGGGTACGCAGCACGGAGATCGACCGGCTTTTCCCGGCGGCGGTGGCGATGTACACCGAGGAGGTCGGGGTCTCGCCGCTGGCCGAGGACGGCGGGCGTGGTTACCGGCGGCGGGTGGTCGACCTGGTCCGGGCGGGCCGGGCTTACGCCCGCTTCGTCGACGGCAAGGTGATCTTCAAGGCCGAGTTGGCGGTGGTGACCCGGCGGACCGCCCAGGTGCAGGGGGTCTGGGTGGCGCCGGAGTGGCGTGGGCGGGGGATCGCCACCGCGGCCATGGCGGCGGTGGTGCGCGACGCGCTGATCCGCGTCGCCCCCACGGTGAGCCTCTACGTCAACGACTTCAACCTGCCGGCGCGGCGGGTCTACGAGCGCTGCGGCTTCCGTCCGGTCGGCACGCTCGCCACCGTGCTCTTCTGA
- a CDS encoding MFS transporter yields the protein MRLLPEPGPARTLALSTLVNTVGRGTWLTVSALFLTRSVGLSVAQVGVGLTVTALVSLVASTPMGYLADRYGPRGMQLAALLASAAFTAALVAVRSFPTFLAVGVLMAVADAVSRGARGALIAGAVPPDQRVRTRAWLRAVTNVGISVGAVAAGFGIAADTRPAYVALIVLDAATYLGAAAILLRLPALPPVPAPAHGPRLIALRDRPFLAFTVLDGLMSMHFGLINIALPLWIAGHTTAPRWLVSGCLLVNTVIVVLFQVRASRGTEELAGAARAARRAGAVIAVACVLFAASGGVPAPVAVALLLAGSLVHVVGELWHAAAGWGVSFGLAPAHAQGQYQGAYGMGMQLGSMVAPVVVTTLAVGWGVPGWLLLGVLFLLLGALVPPVVAWAGRTRLAEVPAVPVPAS from the coding sequence GTGCGGCTGCTTCCCGAACCGGGCCCGGCCCGGACCCTCGCCCTCTCCACCCTCGTCAACACCGTCGGCCGGGGCACCTGGCTGACCGTGAGCGCGCTCTTCCTCACCCGCTCGGTGGGGCTGAGCGTGGCCCAGGTCGGCGTCGGTCTCACCGTCACCGCGCTGGTCAGCCTCGTGGCCAGCACCCCGATGGGCTATCTCGCCGACCGGTACGGCCCGCGCGGGATGCAGCTCGCCGCGTTGCTCGCCTCGGCCGCGTTCACCGCCGCCCTGGTGGCCGTCCGGTCGTTCCCGACGTTCCTCGCGGTCGGCGTGCTGATGGCGGTCGCCGACGCGGTCAGCCGGGGCGCCCGCGGCGCGCTGATCGCCGGTGCGGTCCCGCCCGACCAGCGGGTCCGGACCCGGGCCTGGCTGCGCGCGGTCACCAACGTGGGGATCTCCGTCGGGGCGGTGGCCGCCGGCTTCGGCATCGCGGCCGACACCCGGCCGGCGTACGTGGCGCTGATCGTGCTCGACGCGGCGACCTACCTGGGCGCGGCGGCGATCCTGCTCCGGCTGCCCGCGCTGCCGCCGGTGCCGGCGCCGGCGCACGGGCCGCGCCTGATTGCGCTACGCGACCGCCCGTTCCTCGCCTTCACCGTGTTGGACGGCCTGATGTCGATGCACTTCGGCCTGATCAACATCGCCCTGCCGCTCTGGATCGCCGGCCACACCACCGCGCCACGCTGGCTCGTCTCGGGCTGCCTGCTGGTCAACACGGTGATCGTGGTGCTCTTCCAGGTCCGCGCCTCGCGGGGCACGGAGGAGCTGGCCGGTGCCGCCCGGGCCGCCCGGCGGGCCGGCGCGGTGATCGCGGTCGCCTGCGTGCTCTTCGCGGCCAGCGGTGGGGTGCCCGCCCCGGTCGCCGTCGCACTGCTGCTGGCCGGTTCGCTGGTGCACGTGGTGGGCGAGCTGTGGCACGCCGCGGCCGGCTGGGGCGTCTCGTTCGGCCTCGCCCCCGCGCACGCACAGGGGCAGTACCAGGGCGCGTACGGGATGGGCATGCAGCTCGGCTCGATGGTCGCGCCGGTCGTGGTGACCACCCTCGCGGTCGGCTGGGGTGTGCCGGGCTGGTTGCTGCTCGGCGTCCTGTTCCTCCTGCTCGGGGCGCTGGTGCCGCCGGTGGTGGCCTGGGCCGGGCGGACCCGGCTGGCCGAGGTCCCCGCCGTGCCGGTCCCGGCCAGCTGA
- a CDS encoding class I SAM-dependent methyltransferase: MIESMERDRAVKAGHRQMWALGSYAAVAAEVIPELGATLVRAAGIGPGDRVLDVAAGTGNAAIPAALAGASVVASDLTPELLETGRALAAERGARLEWQQADAEALPYADGEFDRVLSCVGVMFAPRHQVAADELVRVCRPGGTIGLVNWTPEGFIGQMFGTMKPYAPPPPPGAQPPPLWGSEDHVRALLGDRVIDVNTRRQAVTVDVFASPEAFRDFFKAHYGPTIAVYRAIAGEPERVAALDQDLADLARRHLQAGVMHWEYLLVTARRRG; the protein is encoded by the coding sequence ATGATCGAATCGATGGAGCGGGATCGGGCCGTGAAGGCCGGGCACCGGCAGATGTGGGCGCTCGGGAGCTACGCCGCAGTCGCCGCGGAGGTCATCCCGGAGTTGGGGGCGACCCTGGTCCGGGCGGCCGGCATCGGTCCCGGCGACCGGGTGCTGGATGTGGCCGCCGGCACCGGCAACGCCGCCATCCCGGCGGCCCTGGCTGGGGCCAGCGTGGTGGCCAGCGACCTGACCCCGGAGCTGCTGGAGACCGGGCGGGCGCTCGCCGCGGAGCGTGGCGCCCGGTTGGAGTGGCAACAGGCCGACGCCGAGGCGCTCCCGTACGCCGACGGCGAGTTCGACCGGGTCCTGTCCTGCGTGGGCGTGATGTTCGCGCCCCGGCACCAGGTCGCCGCCGACGAGCTGGTCCGGGTCTGCCGGCCGGGTGGCACGATCGGCCTGGTCAACTGGACGCCCGAGGGGTTCATCGGGCAGATGTTCGGCACCATGAAGCCGTACGCCCCACCGCCACCGCCGGGGGCGCAACCCCCGCCGCTGTGGGGAAGTGAGGACCACGTCCGTGCGCTGCTCGGGGACCGGGTCATCGACGTCAACACCCGCCGGCAGGCGGTCACGGTGGACGTGTTCGCCAGCCCGGAGGCGTTCCGCGACTTCTTCAAGGCCCACTACGGGCCGACGATCGCGGTGTACCGGGCGATCGCCGGCGAACCCGAGCGGGTCGCCGCCCTGGATCAGGACCTCGCCGACCTGGCGCGGCGGCACCTCCAGGCAGGGGTGATGCACTGGGAGTACCTGCTCGTCACCGCCCGCCGGCGCGGCTGA
- a CDS encoding winged helix-turn-helix transcriptional regulator, whose protein sequence is MGASYHQFCPVAKAMELLDERWTLLVVRELVSGSERFNELRRGLPRMSPGLLSRRLHQLVRAGVVERRVEGTDVRYVPTQAGRELRPVLEALGAWGVRWIGELGDADLDPKLLLWDMHRHVDHRAVPDGRTVVHFRFRDMPAGLRAWWLVIAAGEADVCDVDPGHEVSVTVTASLRALVQVWLGDLSWPEALRGGAVEVAGPEALRRALPRWFTLSEFAAVPRPARA, encoded by the coding sequence ATGGGGGCCTCCTACCACCAGTTCTGCCCCGTGGCCAAGGCCATGGAACTGCTCGACGAGCGGTGGACGCTGCTCGTCGTCCGGGAACTGGTGAGCGGATCCGAGCGCTTCAACGAGCTGCGCCGGGGGCTGCCCCGGATGTCACCCGGCCTGCTGTCCCGGCGGCTGCACCAGCTCGTCCGGGCCGGTGTCGTGGAACGGCGCGTCGAGGGCACCGACGTGCGGTACGTCCCGACCCAGGCAGGGCGGGAGCTGCGGCCGGTGCTCGAGGCACTCGGCGCGTGGGGCGTCCGCTGGATCGGCGAGCTGGGTGACGCCGACCTGGACCCGAAGCTGCTGCTGTGGGACATGCACCGGCACGTCGACCACCGGGCCGTCCCGGACGGGCGGACCGTCGTCCACTTCCGCTTCCGGGACATGCCCGCCGGCCTGCGGGCCTGGTGGCTGGTCATCGCCGCCGGGGAGGCCGACGTCTGCGACGTGGACCCGGGGCACGAGGTGTCCGTGACGGTGACCGCGAGCCTGCGTGCCCTGGTGCAGGTCTGGCTGGGTGACCTGAGCTGGCCGGAGGCGCTGCGCGGCGGCGCGGTGGAGGTGGCCGGGCCGGAGGCGCTCCGCCGAGCCCTGCCCCGGTGGTTCACCCTCTCCGAGTTCGCCGCCGTCCCTCGGCCAGCCCGGGCCTGA